A single region of the Acidobacteriota bacterium genome encodes:
- a CDS encoding tetratricopeptide repeat protein: MRGPALFVVIGAAVAVPGFAQDEDLPVVTEAPSADEASAAPEPAELWVNGNAAYEAGDFAQAVALYREMREMGVDNGHLHYNLGNAYLRAGELGQAITSYRRSLRLLPRDEDALANLAFARRSARDEIAPPEPPALLRTLLFWHYGMAPVELLRSVVVVGAAFWIVLALRLYRRASEVLRWSSVCLLLVVLALGGSLVAHAAFASSIAVVLPQEIDLHAAAGEGSVVRFRLHAGTEVRVIEQRPEWIRIELPDGQRGWSKREFLGIVE; this comes from the coding sequence ATGAGAGGCCCGGCGCTGTTCGTCGTGATCGGCGCGGCCGTGGCGGTCCCGGGCTTCGCCCAGGATGAGGATCTGCCTGTAGTTACCGAGGCGCCGTCGGCGGACGAAGCGTCGGCGGCCCCGGAACCGGCCGAACTCTGGGTCAACGGCAATGCCGCATACGAGGCGGGCGACTTCGCGCAGGCGGTTGCCCTCTACCGCGAGATGCGGGAGATGGGGGTCGACAACGGTCATCTCCACTACAACCTCGGCAACGCCTACCTGCGCGCCGGCGAGCTGGGCCAGGCGATCACGTCCTACCGGCGTTCCCTGCGACTGTTGCCGCGCGATGAGGATGCTCTGGCCAACCTGGCGTTCGCTCGCCGCAGCGCCCGCGACGAGATCGCTCCGCCTGAACCACCGGCGCTGCTGCGGACACTGCTGTTCTGGCACTACGGCATGGCGCCGGTCGAGCTCCTACGCAGCGTCGTCGTGGTCGGCGCGGCGTTCTGGATCGTGCTTGCGTTGCGCCTCTACCGGCGGGCTTCGGAAGTGCTCCGGTGGTCCTCGGTGTGTCTGCTCCTTGTCGTGCTCGCTCTGGGCGGCTCGCTGGTCGCCCACGCGGCCTTTGCCTCCTCGATCGCCGTCGTCCTGCCGCAGGAGATCGACCTCCACGCCGCCGCCGGCGAGGGTTCGGTTGTCCGCTTCCGTCTCCATGCCGGCACCGAGGTGCGGGTCATCGAACAGCGCCCGGAGTGGATCCGCATCGAACTGCCCGACGGCCAGAGGGGCTGGTCGAAGCGCGAGTTCCTTGGAATCGTCGAGTGA
- a CDS encoding CoA pyrophosphatase gives MDIAEIRRRLTAHEPRILPPAAFEASVAMVLRPSAYGAEALFIERSKKPRDPWSGQMAFPGGRLDDDDRDLRHTAERETQEEVGLSLDGARLVGRLDDQTGQRAGQGRQLRIAAFVYELAAGTGNDLILNYEVAEALWVPLTWFEDPARVIDYRHPPYPEVSFPGVIVGDPERHIVWGLTFRFLAAFFEILDRRFPAGA, from the coding sequence ATGGACATCGCCGAGATTCGTCGACGGCTGACGGCCCACGAACCGCGCATCCTCCCGCCGGCCGCGTTCGAGGCCAGCGTGGCGATGGTGCTCCGCCCGTCGGCCTACGGCGCGGAAGCCCTGTTCATCGAGCGGTCGAAGAAGCCACGGGACCCGTGGTCGGGCCAGATGGCGTTTCCCGGCGGGCGCCTCGACGACGACGACCGGGATCTGCGGCACACGGCCGAACGGGAGACCCAGGAAGAGGTCGGCCTGTCGCTCGACGGCGCCCGCCTGGTCGGTCGGCTTGACGATCAGACCGGCCAGCGGGCCGGCCAGGGGCGGCAGCTACGAATCGCGGCCTTCGTCTATGAACTCGCGGCCGGGACCGGCAACGACCTGATCCTGAACTACGAGGTCGCCGAGGCCCTCTGGGTGCCCTTGACCTGGTTCGAGGATCCCGCCCGGGTCATCGACTACCGCCATCCGCCCTATCCCGAGGTCAGCTTCCCCGGCGTCATCGTCGGCGACCCGGAACGGCACATCGTCTGGGGTCTGACCTTCCGGTTCCTGGCCGCCTTCTTCGAGATCCTCGACCGGCGATTCCCTGCTGGCGCCTAG
- a CDS encoding alpha/beta hydrolase — MAVYEAGAEGVPVVLSHGFPELAYSWRHQLPALAAAGLRVLAPDQRGYGNTQRPLQIEAYNMGELCADLVGLLDARSIEKAVFVGHDWGGGVVWAMPRLHSDRVLGVVGVNTPTGPQPPQPPIEILRRVRGENNYVVAFQEPYKAEEVLEADTEKSFRTFMRRGTWNAEEFNKLPADAPERKFQLLENIKHGSTDDLRGELLLTDEELAHFVTTYERTGFTGGVNWYRNIDRNWELMKDIDQKIDQPCLYIGAENDVVLPPSSADGIEALVPNIAKHTIKDCGHWTQQEKPEEFNRVLIDWLKATFA; from the coding sequence ATGGCCGTCTACGAGGCCGGAGCCGAGGGTGTGCCGGTCGTCCTCAGCCACGGCTTCCCGGAACTCGCCTACTCCTGGCGCCACCAGTTGCCGGCGCTTGCCGCAGCCGGCTTACGCGTGCTGGCGCCTGACCAGCGCGGCTACGGCAACACCCAGCGGCCGCTCCAGATCGAGGCCTACAACATGGGCGAACTCTGTGCGGACCTGGTCGGGCTGCTCGATGCCCGCAGCATCGAGAAGGCCGTGTTCGTCGGCCACGACTGGGGCGGCGGCGTGGTCTGGGCCATGCCTAGGCTGCACTCGGACCGTGTGCTCGGCGTGGTCGGCGTGAACACGCCCACGGGTCCCCAGCCGCCACAACCGCCGATCGAGATCCTTCGCCGCGTACGTGGCGAAAACAACTACGTCGTTGCCTTCCAGGAGCCGTACAAGGCGGAAGAGGTGCTCGAGGCGGACACCGAAAAGTCATTCCGCACCTTTATGCGGCGCGGCACGTGGAACGCCGAGGAGTTCAACAAGCTCCCCGCCGACGCCCCGGAACGGAAGTTCCAGTTACTGGAGAACATCAAGCACGGCTCCACCGACGACCTGCGGGGTGAACTGCTTCTCACCGACGAGGAACTAGCCCACTTCGTGACCACCTACGAGCGCACCGGCTTCACCGGCGGCGTCAACTGGTACCGGAACATCGACCGCAACTGGGAACTGATGAAGGACATCGATCAGAAGATCGACCAGCCCTGCCTCTACATCGGCGCGGAGAACGACGTCGTCCTGCCGCCCTCCTCCGCCGACGGCATCGAGGCGCTGGTGCCGAACATCGCCAAGCACACGATCAAGGACTGCGGCCACTGGACCCAGCAGGAGAAGCCCGAGGAGTTCAACCGGGTGCTGATCGACTGGCTGAAGGCGACGTTCGCGTAG
- a CDS encoding thioesterase family protein yields the protein MTDPQQIWTATVLPEWIDHNGHMNAGYYLVAFDDATGPWTAFLGIDQTYRKSKRRSTFSIDSHLTWLRELPEGAPIVIEAELLAFDDKKYHTFMRMLHAEERYVAATHELLSIHIDLDTRRSTLFPPEIHERFEEVLKTQRRIAGPEDVGRVIRTKPWPPVPTS from the coding sequence ATGACCGACCCGCAACAGATCTGGACGGCCACCGTCCTGCCGGAGTGGATCGACCACAACGGCCACATGAACGCGGGCTACTACCTGGTCGCCTTCGACGACGCGACCGGCCCATGGACCGCGTTTCTGGGGATCGACCAGACCTACCGCAAGTCGAAGCGGCGCTCCACGTTCTCGATCGACAGCCACCTCACCTGGCTGAGGGAGCTGCCCGAGGGAGCGCCGATCGTCATCGAAGCGGAGCTGCTCGCCTTCGATGACAAGAAGTACCACACCTTCATGCGCATGCTCCACGCCGAAGAGCGCTACGTAGCCGCCACCCACGAGTTACTGAGCATCCACATCGACCTGGACACCCGGCGCAGCACGCTCTTCCCGCCCGAGATCCACGAACGCTTCGAGGAGGTTCTCAAGACGCAGCGCCGGATCGCCGGGCCCGAGGACGTCGGACGTGTGATCCGAACCAAGCCGTGGCCGCCAGTACCGACCTCCTGA
- a CDS encoding BatD family protein encodes MKSPRGHFRLSRRAVAGGWSAVLCCAVAVLPWATAAGAQSDGGIRVTVDRNQVALGTQIYMTVRIDGSPDEPPRLPELPDFRVVSRGQQRSTQIDNLSVSHSTSYNYLLIPTRAGTFDVGAATAVIDGAEVKSQPFRIEVAAAEDHSDERDRDLFVTANVSTDRPWQGQQVIYTWRFYSRVPVGQGSIESMEFGNDVVVEDLGEVRQFQATIEGVGYSVNEVRKALFPQRSGELTLPQTQLRVEVQVEQARRPSRRRSIFDDFDDLLGGGGRWATKYLLTEPLTLNVRPLPPAPQGWNGLVGDFDIRAQLSRRELQVGQSATLEVQVGGTGNVQLLSEPGFPELPTFKIYPDQPDANIDRSGRRLTGRKVFRRALVPLVAGPLEIPPIDLVYFDPELGEYATRSTDRIDLDVVPAEGEEELMLTESLAPTTGKVAVRILADDILPIRRTAAGIVSAAPQGWRLWVWFVCGVLPPFMYLALLTHHRRERRYAADRTLRRRQRALRDALSAAKKVRSGVGPGSAAEASGIVRRYVGDKLGLEGSALTPSEAESALVRAGVDGAVASRCRTQLERLEAAQYGLAAVAGGGGLAAETSTEGLSDLIRTIDRQVRGRRP; translated from the coding sequence ATGAAATCCCCGAGGGGGCACTTCAGGCTGTCGAGGCGCGCCGTGGCTGGCGGTTGGTCCGCCGTGCTGTGCTGCGCGGTCGCCGTCCTGCCCTGGGCGACCGCTGCGGGTGCGCAGAGTGACGGGGGAATCCGGGTCACGGTCGACCGCAATCAGGTCGCGCTGGGCACCCAGATCTACATGACGGTCAGGATCGATGGATCGCCGGACGAACCGCCGCGATTGCCCGAGTTGCCGGACTTCCGGGTCGTTTCGCGTGGCCAGCAGCGCAGTACCCAGATCGACAACCTCAGCGTCAGCCACAGCACGTCGTACAACTACCTGCTGATTCCGACCCGGGCCGGCACATTCGATGTCGGGGCCGCGACCGCGGTGATCGACGGCGCCGAAGTGAAGAGCCAGCCGTTCAGGATCGAGGTTGCGGCCGCCGAGGACCACAGCGATGAGCGGGACAGGGACCTCTTCGTCACCGCGAACGTGTCGACGGATCGGCCGTGGCAGGGCCAGCAGGTGATCTACACGTGGAGGTTCTACAGCCGCGTGCCGGTGGGCCAGGGATCGATCGAGTCGATGGAGTTCGGCAACGACGTCGTGGTCGAGGACCTCGGCGAAGTTCGTCAGTTCCAGGCGACGATCGAGGGTGTCGGGTACTCCGTGAATGAGGTGCGGAAGGCGCTCTTTCCCCAGCGCTCCGGCGAGCTGACTCTGCCGCAGACCCAGCTCCGGGTGGAGGTGCAGGTCGAGCAGGCGCGCCGGCCGAGCCGGAGACGCAGCATCTTCGACGACTTCGACGATCTGCTCGGAGGGGGCGGGCGCTGGGCGACGAAGTACCTCCTCACCGAGCCCCTGACTCTCAACGTACGGCCGCTGCCGCCGGCGCCCCAAGGCTGGAACGGCCTGGTGGGCGACTTCGACATCCGGGCACAGTTGAGCAGGCGCGAGCTGCAGGTGGGGCAGTCGGCCACCCTCGAGGTCCAGGTCGGGGGTACCGGCAACGTGCAGCTCCTGTCCGAGCCCGGCTTCCCGGAGCTGCCCACGTTCAAGATCTATCCGGACCAGCCGGACGCGAACATCGATCGAAGTGGACGCCGGCTCACCGGGCGCAAGGTGTTCCGGCGGGCCCTGGTCCCGCTGGTTGCAGGCCCCCTCGAGATCCCACCGATCGATCTCGTCTACTTCGATCCGGAGCTTGGCGAGTACGCGACCCGGTCGACGGACCGCATCGACCTGGACGTTGTGCCGGCCGAGGGTGAGGAGGAGTTGATGCTCACCGAGTCTCTGGCGCCGACCACGGGAAAGGTCGCGGTGCGGATCCTCGCTGACGACATCTTGCCGATTCGCCGGACGGCAGCCGGCATCGTTTCGGCCGCGCCGCAGGGGTGGCGACTCTGGGTGTGGTTCGTTTGCGGCGTGTTGCCTCCCTTCATGTACCTGGCACTGCTGACGCACCACCGGCGCGAACGACGCTACGCCGCCGACAGGACCCTGCGCCGGCGCCAGAGGGCGTTGCGTGACGCTCTGTCCGCCGCGAAGAAGGTCCGTTCCGGCGTGGGGCCCGGTTCGGCGGCGGAGGCCTCCGGGATCGTGCGCCGCTACGTCGGCGACAAGTTGGGTCTGGAGGGGTCCGCGCTGACTCCGTCGGAGGCCGAGAGCGCGCTGGTGCGGGCTGGCGTGGATGGCGCCGTGGCGTCGCGCTGCCGGACGCAGCTCGAGCGACTCGAGGCCGCCCAGTACGGATTGGCGGCGGTGGCCGGCGGCGGGGGGCTGGCGGCGGAGACCAGCACCGAAGGTCTGAGCGATCTGATCAGGACGATCGACAGGCAGGTCCGGGGACGGAGGCCATGA
- a CDS encoding TIGR03619 family F420-dependent LLM class oxidoreductase — MRVGISLPVRELKDDLGAVKAFAQAADELGYTHLRVPDLIARPKSGHLHEPLVMLSYVAAVVKKIELVPSVIVTPSRQTVLLAKQLASLDRLSGGGVRLGVGVGGSEAEYRALGQDFHTRGARCEEQIELLRKLWTEPVVEFEGRWDSVSGTGIDPLPARPIPIWIGARGLPVPRIRRRIGRQADGWFVLCSPEDFDDLSSDIHAAARAAGRDPAAIGTEAGVAVVGPREHEWQDRVRGWRAKGLTDLCLRTLGGGLGGDADAHVAKARQAFEELQELF, encoded by the coding sequence ATGAGGGTCGGCATCTCACTACCCGTCCGTGAACTCAAGGACGACCTCGGGGCTGTCAAGGCGTTCGCGCAGGCGGCCGATGAGCTCGGTTACACGCACCTGCGGGTTCCGGACCTGATTGCGCGGCCGAAGAGCGGGCACCTGCACGAGCCCCTCGTCATGCTGTCCTACGTCGCGGCGGTCGTGAAGAAGATCGAACTCGTTCCTTCGGTCATCGTCACCCCGTCCCGGCAGACCGTGCTGCTCGCGAAGCAGTTAGCGAGCCTCGACCGACTCTCGGGGGGCGGCGTGCGCCTGGGCGTCGGCGTCGGTGGCAGCGAGGCGGAGTACCGTGCGCTGGGTCAGGACTTCCACACCCGCGGCGCTCGCTGCGAGGAGCAGATCGAGCTGCTGCGGAAGCTGTGGACGGAACCCGTGGTCGAGTTCGAGGGCCGTTGGGACAGCGTGTCGGGGACGGGCATCGATCCGCTGCCAGCGCGCCCGATTCCGATCTGGATCGGCGCGCGCGGGTTGCCGGTGCCTCGCATCCGCCGCCGCATCGGCCGGCAGGCGGACGGCTGGTTTGTTCTGTGCTCGCCCGAGGACTTCGACGATCTCTCGTCCGACATTCACGCCGCGGCGCGGGCCGCGGGCCGGGATCCGGCGGCCATCGGCACCGAGGCGGGGGTCGCGGTCGTTGGGCCGCGCGAGCACGAGTGGCAGGACCGTGTCCGGGGCTGGCGGGCGAAGGGGTTGACCGATCTGTGCCTCCGTACGCTGGGCGGCGGTCTCGGCGGGGACGCGGACGCGCACGTCGCGAAGGCAAGACAGGCCTTCGAGGAGCTGCAGGAGCTGTTCTGA